In Candidatus Dormiibacterota bacterium, the following are encoded in one genomic region:
- a CDS encoding SCP2 sterol-binding domain-containing protein, producing the protein MAVFKDAADVDAHIGQIFREATSDPELGPKFAESGVVLKLHYTEPACSMTADFANSKVYFDDDSAPAPNVEMFMKADVAHRFWLGKVNIAAALAKGDMRAKGPIPKILKMVPLAKRVFPRYTELCEKIPVGAA; encoded by the coding sequence ATGGCGGTTTTCAAGGACGCAGCCGACGTCGACGCCCACATCGGGCAGATCTTCCGGGAGGCGACCTCCGACCCCGAGCTGGGGCCGAAGTTCGCCGAGTCCGGCGTCGTGCTCAAGCTCCACTACACCGAGCCCGCCTGCAGCATGACCGCGGACTTCGCCAACTCGAAGGTGTACTTCGACGACGACTCGGCGCCGGCACCGAACGTCGAGATGTTCATGAAGGCCGACGTGGCGCACAGGTTCTGGCTGGGCAAGGTGAACATCGCCGCGGCGCTCGCCAAGGGCGACATGCGCGCCAAGGGACCGATCCCCAAGATCCTGAAGATGGTTCCCCTGGCGAAGCGGGTGTTCCCGCGGTACACCGAGCTCTGCGAGAAGATCCCGGTCGGCGCCGCCTAG